In Dromiciops gliroides isolate mDroGli1 chromosome 4, mDroGli1.pri, whole genome shotgun sequence, one DNA window encodes the following:
- the RTN4RL1 gene encoding reticulon-4 receptor-like 1, with protein sequence MLAKGHYVNLFLVLCGLELQVGICCPVDCVCYPAPMTVSCQAHNFATIPEGIPEDSERIFLQNNQIGFLLPGHFSPSMVTLWIYSNNITFIDPDTFKGFVHLEELDLGDNRHLRTLAPETFQGLARLHALYLYKCGLSSLPAGIFGGLHNLQYLYLQDNHIEFLQDDVFVDLVNLSHLFLHGNKLWKLTQNTFRGLVNLDRLLLHENQLQLVQHRAFHDLQRLTTLFLFNNSLSELQGDCLTYLGALEFLRLNGNPWDCGCRSRSLWEWLRRFRGSSSSVPCASPETMQGRDLKLLQAQDFRNCTGAESLHQLKSHTLTTTDRAARKEHHPPHGGPKEKGSQNSLHSHQPGSRLGSRKPGKNCTNYRNRNQISKPGTGGARKNGHEIQDYVPDYHHKFSFDMMPTARPKKKGKCARRTPILSPSGVQQASRGSALRASLLAWILVLAVTLR encoded by the coding sequence GTCACTATGTGAACTTGTTCCTGGTGCTTTGTGGTCTGGAGCTGCAGGTGGGCATCTGTTGCCCAGTGGACTGTGTGTGCTACCCGGCGCCCATGACGGTCAGCTGCCAGGCTCACAACTTTGCCACCATCCCCGAGGGCATCCCCGAGGACAGCGAGCGCATCTTCCTGCAGAATAACCAGATCGGCTTCCTTCTCCCGGGCCACTTCAGCCCCTCCATGGTCACCCTCTGGATCTATTCCAACAACATCACCTTCATCGACCCCGACACCTTCAAAGGCTTCGTGCACTTGGAGGAACTGGACCTGGGGGACAACCGCCACCTGCGGACCTTGGCCCCAGAGACCTTCCAGGGCCTGGCCAGACTGCATGCCCTCTACCTGTACAAGTGCGGGCTCAGCTCCCTTCCAGCCGGCATCTTCGGCGGGCTCCACAACCTCCAGTATCTCTACCTACAGGACAATCACATTGAGTTTCTCCAGGATGACGTGTTCGTGGACCTTGTCAACCTCAGTCACTTGTTCCTCCATGGCAATAAACTCTGGAAACTCACCCAGAACACCTTCCGGGGACTGGTCAACCTGGACCGTCTGCTCCTTCATGAGAACCAACTGCAGCTGGTGCAACATCGGGCCTTCCACGACCTGCAGAGACTCACCACCCTCTTCCTTTTCAATAACAGTCTCTCCGAGCTGCAGGGGGACTGCCTCACCTACCTGGGGGCCCTGGAGTTTCTCCGGCTCAACGGCAACCCCTGGGACTGTGGCTGCCGGTCCCGGTCCCTGTGGGAATGGCTGCGAAGGTTCCGGGGCTCCAGCTCCAGCGTGCCCTGCGCTTCCCCCGAGACGATGCAGGGCCGGGACCTGAAGCTGCTCCAAGCCCAGGACTTCAGGAACTGTACCGGGGCTGAGTCTCTGCACCAGCTCAAATCTCACACCCTTACCACCACCGACCGGGCGGCCCGCAAGGAGCACCACCCTCCCCACGGCGGTCCCAAGGAGAAGGGCTCCCAGAACAGCCTCCACAGCCACCAGCCCGGCTCTCGCCTAGGCTCCAGGAAGCCCGGAAAGAACTGTACCAACTATAGGAATCGGAACCAGATCTCCAAACCGGGGACTGGTGGGGCCCGGAAAAATGGCCACGAGATCCAGGACTATGTGCCCGACTATCACCACAAGTTCAGCTTTGACATGATGCCCACGGCACGTCCCAAAAAGAAGGGCAAGTGCGCCCGGAGGACCCCCATCCTCTCTCCCAGTGGGGTGCAGCAGgcctccaggggcagtgctctcaGGGCCTCCCTCCTGGCGTGGATCCTGGTGCTGGCGGTCACCCTCCGCTGA